The genomic DNA AAACGCCAGTGCAGGTATGACTCAGCACAGACAGGAGCTTTTGGAAGCCCTTCAAGAGAGAGATGGTAAGAAAGTTCTGGCGCTGATAAATGAAGTTAAAACTAAGGGCATACAAGTTCCGACTCTAGAAAATCTAAAGTTGTGTAACTTTATTGCTGATCTCGAGCTTCTGAAGGAAAGTAGCTCTGTAAAGTACTTGTGGAGGCAGGTTAAAAGAGAACTTGGAGACCACGAAGATGAAGAAAGGCTCACGGAATCCGACCTTGAAGTGGAAAAAACATGGATTGAAATATTCTCTGATCCTCAGTATATTTGCTTGGATTGGTGGTACAGAACCGATCCTGACAGAAGGTTGCAGCTATCAGACACTTCGACTTCATGCGCACCAGACGAAAAGGAAGACGTCTTGAAAACCTCTTTACGATACGCATATCTTTTGGAGCATATTCCCATCTACGAACATCGCCTCAGCAAAGATGAATACAGGAAAAAAGCTGAGAGACTTGAAGATTTCGCTGCCGATGTTATCGAGGAATGTAACTCGGAGCAAGGGCACAAAATGATGGATCTGAAGGGATCTGGATGTTTATTAAATGGCAGTCTCGATAAGTACATCGACAGTGTCAGTCTTCTGAAGTTTGCGGCggacaagaaaaggaaaaaggtttGGTTACTTAATTTGCAATGTAAAAAATCCTTTGGGTAATTCTGTGAATACAAATTTTCGATCCTTTTTCACTGAGTCGTTATAAAGAAATTTAAGGGTGGTGAATGGACTCAAGGTttggttatttattttctttgtaaacgTATTCTTTGTCTAAatacttgaataaaaaaaattcgagCCTTTTTCCAAGAAATTTAAGATCAATAGCTCATTATAAATCGTGACACAATTTAATCGCAGGAGGTAGGTGCTTAACGTGATTCTTAAACAGAGCTCAGACATTGTTTAACGACTGTAACGAAACAGTTTTCCAAATAATTTCATCCGATTTCTCTATTACTATGGAAGCCATTGTTGAAAGCCAACCAGACAGCATGAACAACTAGCAGCATGTCATAACgctgcttcaattttatttttgccgCTTGAATGGTCAGGTCTATATTTACCCTCCTCAAACGAGTGATGTTTCAAATTACTTGTGACCTTTCGAAATTACGGACCGAAAAAAACGAAACGGCATGCCAGCTTTTGGGATATTGTAACACTGGAATGATTCAAATGAAATTGTGGAGCCGCGGATTATATATTaatatgcaaaaaaagaaaaaggtcaTTCCTTTTCCCttggttaaaaaataattacaaacaCATATTTCTAGTAACAGCCACAACagcttgaacaaaaaaaaaactacatgtCTGCTCGTGAGTTTTAATCCATTTTCTTATATCAAAGTTCGATTTAAcgaatcgaaagtggttcagcgttgtctgaaCTCGTCATCACTATGgtcaaaaaaacaaatttcaacgccaaagaaagtgtttatttcacagcgtgaccaaaatcatgacacaaagaaagagggagcgttgtctataactttttcgaaatatcattggtttatttcccaaatgagggttcctgattggctattacatatCGTGACAAGTTGACGCGACATAACGCGAGCAACGTTGTCttgactcttatcgacaacgggaaattagccaatcagattgcgagattataagcaattgtggtaaaaaataagTCCGatattttcgaaatgaaataaaattctaATTTCCAATCAACTCAACTGAAAGTTCAGGGTTGTGTAACGATGTTGCTATATATCTACTCACTCGCAGTTTGTGACAAGCCCCAAATGTCAGAATATCCTGAATGAGATCATTTACTACAAGTGGCCTCACTGGCAGAACAAAACCCTTCTGGTCATACTGCTATGGTCCCTTCTACAACTGATATTTGTGGCCTTTTCTGCCTGGATTTACATCCCTTTGCGATTGATAAGAAGATGTAGATGTGACTGTTCTGGTGGGTGCCTGGCAAACCACCTGTGCTGTGGTTGCGGTGCCGGACCCCGTGGTTATGGTTGGTGCAGTTTCAGACAGAGATACGAACACCCTTACTACAAGTTTGTCAACCACAACCTCAGTTACTtgctttttctctcttttattttcttaaactCGTTTGGGGAGGCGTTTGGGACAAAGATAACAGATTTTCTGGATTGGAAAGGTAAGCTAGTCGGGTTATTTCCACTTCCAGCTTCATTGTTTCCTTTTATTATAGATGACAATCATTATCTTTCCTCTCGTTGATTTAGAACTTAGGGAATAATTGTTATCCATGATAGGTTGATAATAGGGTTTTAAATTAAGCAACCACGACCGCTACCACAACGACAACGCAATTTTATTggctataaaaacaaaaaagtaaaataatcgTTATGCACGTTCCGCGGCCAGCATTTCAGTACATTTCTTGGCCGTACTCCATAAAACAATAGCGTGAAAACACCAAACTAATAAAAGttaagttttgacgacaacgcgagcatacAGCAATGAACCATCCATTTCTATCGTTTCTTTAAAAATGTGATAGTTTGCTCGTTTTGTACAACATGAataagatggaataatcgcgaaatacttaaGATGGCgcgaagttatattttgaagtgacgttttcgttgacgttgccGTAATCTGTAAGGTGCGCGCCCGATGCAGACAAAAAACACCAAGGAACGCACCGGTCTATTTTCTTATTATTTTCTTGAAACACtcacagtttttcaaaaagcaatGTATAATAGAACAGTTATTAAATGTGGGTTTGGTGATTTCCAAACAATCAAATTCTTGTCAAGAGGAATCGGCTTAGGTCTTCGGCGCAATTTTCACCACAGGGACTTCACTTCCTGTGTCTtccaataagcgtcacgaagtgtccccttgctcttctgtCCGACTTCAGCATCACTCGTGTCTCTGAATACAGACAagaaacgtcacaaagtgtccccaacCCTAAAGTGagaataaacagctgcatttaccctaagctaaaaataacgctaacctttccTCTTactttattgttggaaataggtagcaagtGCTTAGATTTAAGGGACCCTTCGTGTAGGAGTGAAAATTAGGCGAGAATCTAAATAACTTGCATTTTTAGACATAAGTGGCTTAGGAGTGTTAGAAGTGCTTTGTCAATTATTTGCCTTCCtagtttctttgcttttttttttttttacgtctcTCAAATTTAACATCGCAGCTATTTTACTGATATGTTTTCCGAGCGGGTACTTTTACCGACAACGTGAACGATCTTTGGTGTGGGAGATCGCGAGTTCAAATCCTAggcggaccaacactcagggtcttataatatttgaggagaaagtgctgccttaagCAATTTCACcttcaaatggttagactttcaa from Montipora capricornis isolate CH-2021 chromosome 2, ASM3666992v2, whole genome shotgun sequence includes the following:
- the LOC138029527 gene encoding short transient receptor potential channel 6-like, producing MDATRGEMCGRTVSERGENETEARTNASAGMTQHRQELLEALQERDGKKVLALINEVKTKGIQVPTLENLKLCNFIADLELLKESSSVKYLWRQVKRELGDHEDEERLTESDLEVEKTWIEIFSDPQYICLDWWYRTDPDRRLQLSDTSTSCAPDEKEDVLKTSLRYAYLLEHIPIYEHRLSKDEYRKKAERLEDFAADVIEECNSEQGHKMMDLKGSGCLLNGSLDKYIDSVSLLKFAADKKRKKFVTSPKCQNILNEIIYYKWPHWQNKTLLVILLWSLLQLIFVAFSAWIYIPLRLIRRCRCDCSGGCLANHLCCGCGAGPRGYGWCSFRQRYEHPYYKFVNHNLSYLLFLSFIFLNSFGEAFGTKITDFLDWKDWVVLSFIVCLSLQEFLEAFRQGFCIYLSKWWNWVDVLIVLMFWTSYGIWIFSLVRFGLKWEPQENVFIIADVFYAGASVVAYFHLTHVFQVHSTMGPLQLSLYKMLKDVLRFLFIFLLLYIAFATGVVRLYSYYVSSQRALHHPNSTRSAESYHPYANREKTLIALFWFLLGNVDEEKIPVEDHAFHLTSTFALFFFMIYVVCMVIVALNMLVAMMNNSFERIMEDEDIQWKFSRTQMWLEWIDKGNTIPVPLNIFYRVPYFAIKFYGWLKQSNSTCSSCCTPAVKQVNKEMYEDRIQTMRYLVEKYLQK